From the Sebastes fasciatus isolate fSebFas1 chromosome 3, fSebFas1.pri, whole genome shotgun sequence genome, one window contains:
- the tmed1b gene encoding transmembrane emp24 domain-containing protein 1b — MLLVLGSPSNHSTAKLCCGRGDVKRRWLNLDSPPVFGYISTMDLLLRRTERSGGRLLVLAVVLGWCLGAVSCFGQNLDSEFTFLLQAGRSECFFQTAVKNGTMEVEYQVIAGAGMDVDFTIISPEGNQLVMETRRSDGVHVVEPTVEGDYEICFDNSFSRFSEKMVFFEIIIEGQGGDVGGDEEWPGLEEPDGSLLEYKLDDIRESMDSLHRRLERSRQMQTVLRAFEARDRNLLEDNLWRVSFWSCACVLVMLCVALTQVYTVRKLFDDKRRVCT; from the exons ATGCTCCTCGTCCTGGGCTCTCCATCCAATCACAGCACCGCAAAGTTGTGCTGCGGAAGAGGAGATGTGAAGAGGAGATGGCTGAACTTAGATAGCCCTCCTGTGTTTGGGTATATCTCCACCATGGACCTTCTTCtccggaggacagagaggagcgGAGGACGGCTGCTGGTCCTCGCAGTAGTGCTCGGCTGGTGTTTAGGAGCTGTGAGCTGTTTCGGACAGAATCTAGACAGCGAGTTCACCTTTCTGCTGCAAGCCGGAAGATCCGAGTGTTTCTTCCAGACAGCAGTGAAGAATGGTACTATGGAGGTCGAGTATCAG GTGATAGCGGGCGCTGGTATGGATGTAGACTTCACCATCATCTCTCCAGAAGGCAACCAGCTCGTCATGGAGACTCGACGCTCTGACGGAGTCCACGT GGTGGAGCCTACGGTGGAGGGAGACTATGAAATCTGCTTCGACAACAGCTTCAGTCGCTTCTCAGAGAAGATGGTGTTCTTTGAGATCATCATCGAGGGTCAAGGAGGAGATGTGGGTGGAGATGAAGAGTGGCCGGGATTAGAGGAGCCCGATGGAAGCCTTCTGGAGTACAAGCTGGACGACATCCGG GAGTCCATGGACTCTCTGCACAGACGCTTGGAGCGCAGCCGGCAGATGCAGACGGTGTTGCGGGCGTTTGAGGCCCGGGACCGAAACCTCCTGGAAGACAACCTGTGGAGGGTCTCATTCTGGTCCTGTGCCTGCGTGCTGGTGATGCTGTGTGTCGCCCTCACCCAG GTCTACACTGTCCGTAAACTGTTCGACGATAAGCGGAGGGTCTGCACATAG